In Salvia miltiorrhiza cultivar Shanhuang (shh) chromosome 4, IMPLAD_Smil_shh, whole genome shotgun sequence, the DNA window ATCACACAACTTTAAAACTGTTAAGCCACAAACAAGGACTATTCACAGGATGGGGTGAAGAAAAGAGGGACAGGGTACATGCCTGTTTTTCCTGTGGACGATTTTCAAATCGAAGGTCTCAAATTCATCCTCTTGAGCTTTGATTTGCTTCACTTGCTCTTGAACAGCAGCAGCTTCCTCATCCTCCAGGGACGCCACTGGATCCTCTTCTGTTACGCCTGTTGTTTTCACATCTTGTTCTTTCTTTACAAGTTCCCTATCAATGTAGCCATAATTTGAAAGAGATGAGGGACTTGAATTTGCTGATTCTCCAGCATTAGGACGTTCATCCATTGAACTCTTAGTTGGTGAGGAGTCATTGCTTTTCGGCCTCCATGATGCAAGCATGTCGTCATTCGCCATGCCATGATCATAAGCTTCATCCCCCAAGATGGTATTACTCTGGTTTGACCACAAAGCTTTACCTGAGCTTTTTTTCACCAACTGTCCATCTCTAGGAGGAGGAAACGAGAAACCTCCTTCTATTTGATTCTTTGCTATTGCATATGGATTCTTATCATTATTCATCATATATTTCTCAGTATTATGAGTCTTTGATCTATTATTGTCTTTCTTAGATCGTTCACCAGCATTCTTATCTGAGTCATGCTGCGAGTGTCTAGACACTTGAACACCAATATCATTATCCTGAAAGTATTCTACATCACCTTCACTGCTGCCTCCAACCAAACTTTCTCGCACTTCGCTGCCTATATCAGCAGCATCACTGTTGATCCCTACACCAATAGATCTAACTGAACCATGTTGATTATCATCCATGCAGATGTCTGGTTGCAGCCTTCCCAGTTCATTCATAACCTTTCCATCCCCTAACATCATGAGTTCATTTGTCTGAGTGACGAACCCTTGCCAAACAGGTTCTGAACGCATCAAATTGAGCTCCTCCTCATCCATCAACTGCCCATCATATTGCGTAATCAAATCATTCTCTGTGTCTCTCTTGTACATCTCAGTAGCTGACAGCCCAACAGGGTCATCTGCAGGTACAATAGCATTAACAGTTTTCGACTGGAAATACCTTTCCCCAGAGAAGTAAGAATCCTCCTCAGCGAATGACTGATCATCTTCATCATTTTTGTTCTGACTCCTTTCTTGAGGGTCTGGAACACTCCCATGTCCTGTCCCCTTCTCATTATCACTTGGGTAATCGATTTCATGAGCCAGAAACCAGGTCTCATCTTCAATAGGTTGTCTCATATAgccaacatcatcatcatcttcatatTCATCAGAGTCCCAATATTCATTAGGGTAGTCTATGGATTCACTCATTCCATCACCTATAGTTGCAAAACCAGAAACCAGGTCAGAAGTATCCTCGGTGATACCCTGACTCACGGATAGCCAACTGCCTCCTCCCAGCCTCTTTCCTATGAATCATCATTATGCAAATAGAAATGCATTAAATAACTAGAGAGCAGTCATAAAAAGAAGACAAGGATAGAAATAAAAGGATGACATAATAAAAATGCAACTTGTCAACAATGTGGTTGTTAAAGGGAAGGATAAGAATAAAATCATTGTAAagcaaaaaaagaaacaaattgGAAAAAGGAGACTAAAGATATTCGTCATTATTCCACACCATCTGTGCTCCTCTCTACACATGTAAGAGTCAGATAGTTCAAGCTTTCCACTCTAGATATAGCAAGGCAGTAATAAGCATGAGGTTAAGCAAACCAAAGTGTGCTCTCAAGTCTCAAGTAGTTTTAGAAGCAGACTGTTCAAATGAGGACAAGTAGGACAGTGCACAGGTTTGACAAAATCAATATAGCAAGTAATAGTGACTGACACCCTATATATCAATCATTCAGAATCAGTATATTCACAAGGTTGAGCTATCCACCAATTCAATTATAtcagcataaataatcaatttgAGTAATGCAATGATGTTCTTGTTTATATCTATATCAGCAAGTTTGTGATCGTAGCAAATATATTGGAAAATAAAACATTCTAAGTATTCAGACAAACCTGTAGTATTGATTTCTTGGCCAATAGGTACATCCAGAAATGACCCAATAAGATAAGCATTATCAGTATCCAAGATCTTTGGTGCATCACGTTCATATTTCTCCTCCCAGTGAATATTGAAAGGCTTGTCTTCTGACTTCAGTCTCACAGGTGGTAGCCTTGGTAACTCTTCCCTTTGGTTCTCAGGTGCAAGATGAAATTCTAATGCACCAAATTCTTTGGGCTCAGCTCCCTGATTCTTCCCAAAGAAAAGAGCTCTACCCACCTCATCTACTTGCTCCTTTATTGCTGCTCTAATGTTATTGACTTCTGCTTTCCTTTTACCCTCCTGTTTATCAACAACGGCAATAGCACTATCATAACTGGTTGAAGTATCTCCCCTGGAAGACTGGAAAACAGTTTTCACAGAACACTCTTTTCGGAGCTCTGACGAAGGATGATCGGATACATCACTTCTGGACCAGAGATTATCAACGAGATCATCCTTCGAGCATGTGATGCTTGGCATTTTTTGTTGATCAACAACTTCCTTACGATCACTCTTCTTCTCATAAGTCAAATCTGTGCTAACACTAACAGGCCAAGTGATTCTCTTTTCACCAGAAACACTGGCATCATCCCCAGATTTGCGGTGAACTTGACCACTCTCAAGAGTCTCAGTTGAATTTGTCTTTGCTTTTCCAGGAACCTGGAATCCCAGAAAATTGTTTTCATCAGCACTGCCACCATCGTTCTGGTAAGGAGTAACTGGACCATTGCTTGTACCGTATTTCCACGAATACAGATCAAGCACAGTATCATCCAATCCATTGGAGAAGGCGAAGTTTTTGTCACTTGGTACAATATTCTCACCAAGCTTTCCCTGCTTGCCAATAGTGCCAGCATTTTTCCACTTGTTGTCGGACCCATTTCTTCCAGTTCCGCTATCAACCTCTTTCACGATTAGCTCCTTAGATGCCTCAACAATACTCGAGGTAAATGAACCCTTAAGAGTTTCCCCACCATGTCCAGTACTTTTCGTGTTTTTATCTTCTTCTCCAGAAACACCCCCATTTAATTCTTTGCCTGATCTACCTGACTCCTTATCGTCAAGAATAAGCTTTTGAAGAATCCCATTCAAGTCAGGTCTGTTACCCAATTCACTCCGCAATGCAGCCTCTGCCTTGGTAAATTTGTTCCTTTTCAGAAACTCCAATATAACATCTACAGAACCCGAATCAGCCATTCGAAACACTTCGAGCAATCCAATCCAAGTACTGGAAACACCACTAACCTAAACCTGAAAAATGAGATAAACAAATAAAGCAGAAACCCGTTATTTCAAACCGGACCTTCAGTTCCCTACTCTATCTAAAAGacagaaacaaaagaaaactaacTACAGAGaagtttcattttttcaccataGCCTTACAACCAAAAACTTACAGAAGCAAAACAGAGAAGGGGAAATTCAAACTCAAACCACACTTCTAAAAGCAGTAAGAATAGATTCATAAGAAATATCAAAGATGACATTTTCATGGATCCCAATACGCAGAATTCCATCAACATTCACAATACCCGAGCTACAAGTACCAAAAAACCTGAACGATATTTCATAAAGATCTGAGCTTTAACGAAACCCTAGAAAGCACGAATACTTCCGTGAATGGGAATGATTGTCCCAACGAATCAAAAGCAAAATGGGTGAGAATTCGAATTCAGATTAAAATGAGTGGCAAAAAAGCTTACAGATCGACGAGATGCTATTCGAGAAGCCAAAAACGGAGTTATTGAATCC includes these proteins:
- the LOC131019659 gene encoding uncharacterized protein LOC131019659 isoform X1 → MADSGSVDVILEFLKRNKFTKAEAALRSELGNRPDLNGILQKLILDDKESGRSGKELNGGVSGEEDKNTKSTGHGGETLKGSFTSSIVEASKELIVKEVDSGTGRNGSDNKWKNAGTIGKQGKLGENIVPSDKNFAFSNGLDDTVLDLYSWKYGTSNGPVTPYQNDGGSADENNFLGFQVPGKAKTNSTETLESGQVHRKSGDDASVSGEKRITWPVSVSTDLTYEKKSDRKEVVDQQKMPSITCSKDDLVDNLWSRSDVSDHPSSELRKECSVKTVFQSSRGDTSTSYDSAIAVVDKQEGKRKAEVNNIRAAIKEQVDEVGRALFFGKNQGAEPKEFGALEFHLAPENQREELPRLPPVRLKSEDKPFNIHWEEKYERDAPKILDTDNAYLIGSFLDVPIGQEINTTGKRLGGGSWLSVSQGITEDTSDLVSGFATIGDGMSESIDYPNEYWDSDEYEDDDDVGYMRQPIEDETWFLAHEIDYPSDNEKGTGHGSVPDPQERSQNKNDEDDQSFAEEDSYFSGERYFQSKTVNAIVPADDPVGLSATEMYKRDTENDLITQYDGQLMDEEELNLMRSEPVWQGFVTQTNELMMLGDGKVMNELGRLQPDICMDDNQHGSVRSIGVGINSDAADIGSEVRESLVGGSSEGDVEYFQDNDIGVQVSRHSQHDSDKNAGERSKKDNNRSKTHNTEKYMMNNDKNPYAIAKNQIEGGFSFPPPRDGQLVKKSSGKALWSNQSNTILGDEAYDHGMANDDMLASWRPKSNDSSPTKSSMDERPNAGESANSSPSSLSNYGYIDRELVKKEQDVKTTGVTEEDPVASLEDEEAAAVQEQVKQIKAQEDEFETFDLKIVHRKNRTGFEEDKNFHVVLNSVIAGRYHVTEYLGSAAFSKAIQAHDLHTGMDVCVKIIKNNKDFFDQSLDEIKLLKYVNKHDPGDKYHLLRLYDYFYYREHLLIVCELLKANLYEFHKFNRESGGEVYFTMPRLQSITIQCLEALQFLHSLGLIHCDLKPENILVKSYSRCEVKVIDLGSSCFQTDHLCSYVQSRSYRAPEVILGLPYGKKIDIWSLGCILAELCTGNVLFQNDSPATLLARVIGIIGSIEQGMLAKGRDTYKYFTKNHMLYERNQDSNRLEYLIPKKSSLRHRLPMGDQGFIDFVAHLLEVNPDKRPSASEALKHPWLQYPYEPISS
- the LOC131019659 gene encoding uncharacterized protein LOC131019659 isoform X2, translating into MADSGSVDVILEFLKRNKFTKAEAALRSELGNRPDLNGILQKLILDDKESGRSGKELNGGVSGEEDKNTKSTGHGGETLKGSFTSSIVEASKELIVKEVDSGTGRNGSDNKWKNAGTIGKQGKLGENIVPSDKNFAFSNGLDDTVLDLYSWKYGTSNGPVTPYQNDGGSADENNFLGFQVPGKAKTNSTETLESGQVHRKSGDDASVSGEKRITWPVSVSTDLTYEKKSDRKEVVDQQKMPSITCSKDDLVDNLWSRSDVSDHPSSELRKECSVKTVFQSSRGDTSTSYDSAIAVVDKQEGKRKAEVNNIRAAIKEQVDEVGRALFFGKNQGAEPKEFGALEFHLAPENQREELPRLPPVRLKSEDKPFNIHWEEKYERDAPKILDTDNAYLIGSFLDVPIGQEINTTGDGMSESIDYPNEYWDSDEYEDDDDVGYMRQPIEDETWFLAHEIDYPSDNEKGTGHGSVPDPQERSQNKNDEDDQSFAEEDSYFSGERYFQSKTVNAIVPADDPVGLSATEMYKRDTENDLITQYDGQLMDEEELNLMRSEPVWQGFVTQTNELMMLGDGKVMNELGRLQPDICMDDNQHGSVRSIGVGINSDAADIGSEVRESLVGGSSEGDVEYFQDNDIGVQVSRHSQHDSDKNAGERSKKDNNRSKTHNTEKYMMNNDKNPYAIAKNQIEGGFSFPPPRDGQLVKKSSGKALWSNQSNTILGDEAYDHGMANDDMLASWRPKSNDSSPTKSSMDERPNAGESANSSPSSLSNYGYIDRELVKKEQDVKTTGVTEEDPVASLEDEEAAAVQEQVKQIKAQEDEFETFDLKIVHRKNRTGFEEDKNFHVVLNSVIAGRYHVTEYLGSAAFSKAIQAHDLHTGMDVCVKIIKNNKDFFDQSLDEIKLLKYVNKHDPGDKYHLLRLYDYFYYREHLLIVCELLKANLYEFHKFNRESGGEVYFTMPRLQSITIQCLEALQFLHSLGLIHCDLKPENILVKSYSRCEVKVIDLGSSCFQTDHLCSYVQSRSYRAPEVILGLPYGKKIDIWSLGCILAELCTGNVLFQNDSPATLLARVIGIIGSIEQGMLAKGRDTYKYFTKNHMLYERNQDSNRLEYLIPKKSSLRHRLPMGDQGFIDFVAHLLEVNPDKRPSASEALKHPWLQYPYEPISS